The following coding sequences lie in one Spinacia oleracea cultivar Varoflay chromosome 1, BTI_SOV_V1, whole genome shotgun sequence genomic window:
- the LOC110804962 gene encoding xyloglucan endotransglucosylase protein 1-like — protein MGISSHWHDMLLVSKIVMVVVLMVSATAYGAGNFKDEFQPTFGDGRVRIFGQAGELLSLTLDKYSGSGFRSNKEYLYGRVDMQLKLVPGNSAGTVTTFYLSADQTTGIHDEIDFEFLGNSSGNPYTIHTNVFSQGKGNREQQFHLWFDPTKNFHTYSIVWNTKLIMFLIDETPVRIFRNHEKHGVSFPKKQPMTIHASLWNADDWATQGGLVKTDWSKAPFTAYYRNFNIDGCVVGDSHSSCATEPAANTNSERPANGGRTRASWRTHDLDANGRKRMRWVHKHFKVYDYCSDSNRFPQGYPTECKHNRV, from the exons atgggaATTTCATCACATTGGCATGATATGTTACTCGTCTCTAAGATTGTTATGGTTGTTGTTCTTATGGTTAGTGCTACCGCCTATGGCGCAGGCAATTTCAAGGATGAGTTTCAACCTACATTTGGTGATGGTAGAGTTCGGATTTTCGGTCAGGCCGGCGAGCTTCTCTCTCTCACCCTAGACAAATATTCCGGATCCGGGTTCCGGTCTAACAAGGAATACTTGTATGGAAGGGTCGATATGCAATTGAAACTTGTGCCCGGTAACTCTGCTGGCACCGTTACTACATTTTAT TTATCAGCTGATCAAACCACAGGCATACATGATGAGATTGATTTCGAGTTCTTGGGAAACTCGAGTGGAAACCCTTACACCATCCACACCAATGTGTTTAGCCAAGGGAAAGGCAACAGGGAGCAGCAATTCCACCTTTGGTTTGATCCTACTAAGAACTTCCACACTTATTCCATCGTTTGGAACACAAAACTCATCAT GTTCTTAATTGACGAAACACCAGTGAGAATATTCAGAAACCATGAGAAACATGGAGTTTCATTCCCAAAGAAGCAGCCTATGACAATCCATGCTAGCCTTTGGAATGCTGACGATTGGGCTACTCAAGGTGGTTTGGTGAAGACtgattggtctaaagcaccctTCACAGCATACTACCGCAACTTCAATATTGATGGTTGTGTTGTAGGTGACAGTCATTCCTCTTGTGCTACTGAACCCGCTGCTAACACCAATTCTGAAAGGCCGGCTAATGGAGGGAGAACGCGTGCTTCATGGAGGACCCATGATCTTGATGCAAATGGCAGGAAAAGGATGAGATGGGTGCATAAACACTTTAAGGTTTATGATTATTGCAGTGACTCAAATCGATTTCCTCAAGGTTATCCTACTGAGTGCAAGCACAACAGGGTTTAG